One Phoenix dactylifera cultivar Barhee BC4 chromosome 8, palm_55x_up_171113_PBpolish2nd_filt_p, whole genome shotgun sequence genomic window carries:
- the LOC103724145 gene encoding ankyrin repeat-containing protein At2g01680 — MDLRLRSHQAFCLAVRSGDLDGVRRLVEGPDAGVEGAVAVLMAAQTEAGETALYIAAENNYEELFRYLLRLCDFETATLRSRVDLNAFHVAAKQGHAGIVKEFLCVWPALCKLCDSSNTSPLYSAAVKDHLDVVNAILDVDDSVIRVVRKNGKTSLHTAARIGYHRIVKTLIERDPGIVSIIDKKGQTALHMAVKGRNPDAVEELLLADISILNLRDKKGNTALHIATRKWRPQMVRLLLSYESIEINAINNQNETAMDLAEKIPYGESQMDITESLIEAGAKHARNVGQIDETSELRRTVSDIKHDVYSQLIQNAKTNKRVTGIAKELKKLHREAVQNTINSVTLVAVLIASIAFMAIFNLPGQYITQGKDAGKAQIAEYMGFRVFCLLNATALFISLAVVVVQITLVAWATGAQKLVVSVVNKLMWAACLSTCAAFLSLAFVVVGNKASWMAITITAIGGPIMVGTLLIMSYFVLRQRFKFGEDSQRRIKRASGSKSFSWSLYSAFSDPDALSDHEKKIYAL; from the exons atggatctGCGGCTCCGATCGCACCAGGCCTTCTGCTTGGCAGTCCGGTCTGGGGACCTGGACGGCGTACGGCGGCTGGTGGAGGGCCCGGACGCCGGCGTTGAGGGGGCCGTGGCGGTGCTGATGGCCGCGCAGACGGAAGCCGGGGAGACGGCGCTGTACATCGCCGCGGAGAACAACTACGAGGAGCTCTTCCGCTATCTGCTCCGCCTCTGCGACTTCGAGACCGCTACTCTGAGGTCTCGCGTCGATCTCAACGCTTTCCACGTCGCCGCCAAGCAGGGCCACGCCG GGATCGTGAAAGAATTTTTGTGTGTGTGGCCTGCACTCTGCAAGTTGTGCGATTCATCAAACACTAGCCCTCTTTACTCGGCTGCTGTTAAGGATCATTTGGATGTGGTGAATGCTATTTTGGATGTAGATGACAGTGTGATAAGAGTTGTTAGGAAGAATGGGAAAACATCACTGCACACGGCTGCAAGAATTGGTTATCATCGGATCGTCAAAACCCTGATAGAGAGGGATCCAGGAATAGTTTCCATCATAGACAAGAAGGGCCAGACTGCACTTCATATGGCTGTAAAAGGTCGAAATCCTGATGCTGTGGAGGAACTGTTGCTTGCTGATATTTCAATACTTAATCTGCGAGACAAGAAAGGAAACACAGCATTGCATATAGCCACAAGAAAATGGCGGCCACAG ATGGTCCGACTTCTATTAAGCTATGAATCTATTGAAATCAATGCGATTAACAATCAGAATGAAACTGCAATGGATTTGGCAGAAAAAATCCCGTATGGTGAATCTCAAATGGATATAACGGAAAGCCTAATAGAGGCTGGTGCCAAGCATGCGAGGAATGTTGGCCAGATTGATGAAACATCAGAGCTCAGGAGAACAGTGAGCGATATAAAGCACGATGTTTATTCACAACTCATTCAGAATGCTAAAACTAACAAACGGGTTACTGGGATTGCGAAGGAGCTGAAAAAATTGCACAGAGAAGCTGTTCAGAATACCATCAATTCAGTAACACTGGTAGCAGTATTAATCGCCTCCATTGCTTTCATGGCGATATTCAACTTGCCTGGTCAATATATTACACAAGGGAAAGATGCTGGCAAGGCCCAGATAGCTGAATATATGGGATTTCGTGTTTTCTGCCTTCTGAATGCCACTGCTCTTTTTATTTCCCTTGCTGTCGTCGTAGTTCAGATCACTTTGGTTGCATGGGCAACTGGTGCTCAAAAGCTGGTTGTCTCGGTTGTAAATAAACTCATGTGGGCTGCCTGTCTCAGCACTTGTGCTGCTTTTCTTTCATTAGCTTTTGTGGTTGTGGGAAATAAAGCTTCCTGGATGGCTATCACGATAACAGCAATTGGAGGGCCTATCATGGTTGGGACACTTCTGATTATGAGCTACTTCGTTCTTCGACAGCGGTTCAAGTTTGGTGAAGATTCTCAGAGGCGTATTAAGAGGGCAAGCGGCAGCAAATCCTTTTCCTGGTCTCTTTATTCAGCCTTTTCCGACCCAGATGCTTTGTCCGATCATGAGAAGAAGATATATGCTCTGTAA